One Falco peregrinus isolate bFalPer1 chromosome 6, bFalPer1.pri, whole genome shotgun sequence DNA segment encodes these proteins:
- the HAO2 gene encoding 2-Hydroxyacid oxidase 2 isoform X3, whose protein sequence is MAMVCLSDFEAYAKKYLPKIAWDFFAAGADDCSTRDENILAYKRIHFRPRMLRDVSLMDIRTTLLGTEISFPVGIAPTGFHQLAWPDGEKSTARAAKAMNTCYIASTYSTCTLEEISAAAPGGLHWFQLYIHRDRAVAQRLVQRAEASGFQGLVLTADLPYTGKRRDDVRNGFRLPPHMKLKNLEGAFEGDDHSEYGLPPNSLDPSVTWDDIYWLRSLTRLPIIIKGILTKEDAELAVRHGVKAIVVSNHGGRQLDGVPATIDALVEVVEAVQGRAEVYLDGGIRKGSDVLKALALGAKCVFIGRPALWGLAYKMYHKRKSI, encoded by the exons ATGGCTATGGTGTGTCTGTCAGACTTTGAAGCTTACGCTAAAAAGTATTTACCCAAGATagcttgggatttttttgcagctggagcagatgaTTGTAGCACCCGAGATGAAAATATCCTGGCATATAAAAG AATCCATTTCCGGCCCCGTATGCTGCGGGACGTATCCCTGATGGACATCAGGACCACGCTCCTGGGGACTGAAATCAGCTTTCCTGTAGGAATCGCCCCTACCGGCTTCCACCAGCTAGCATGGCCTGACGGAGAGAAAAGCACAGCCAGAG CGGCCAAAGCAATGAACACCTGCTACATTGCCAGCACGTACTCCACCTGCACGCTGGAGGAGATCTCTGCCGCTGCTCCCGGTGGCCTCCACTGGTTCCAGCTCTACATCCACCGTGACAGGGCAGTTGCCCAGCGGCTGGTCCAACGGGCGGAGGCCTCGGGCTTCCAGGGCCTCGTCCTCACCGCAGATCTGCCCTACACGGGCAAAAGACGCGACGATGTCCGCAATGGTTTCCGCCTTCCTCCACACATGAAATTAAAGAACTTGGAAGGAGCTTTTGAG GGAGATGACCACTCTGAGTACGGCCTGCCACCCAACAGCCTGGACCCTTCGGTCACCTGGGACGATATCTACTGGCTGCGGAGCCTGACCCGCCTGCCCATCATCATCAAAGGCATCTTGACGAAAGAAGACGCCGAGCTGGCAGTGAGGCATGGCGTTAAGGCAATTGTTGTGTCCAACCATGGTGGAAGGCAGCTGGATGGAGTACCTGCCACT ATTGATGCTCTGGTTGAGGTTGTGGAGGCAGTACAAGGCAGAGCTGAAGTTTATTTAGACGGTGGGATACGGAAAGGAAGTGACGTGTTAAAAGCGCTGGCACTGGGGGCAAAATGCGTCTTTATTGGCAGACCGGCTCTGTGGGGTCTGGCTTACAAG ATGtatcacaaaaggaaaagcatctga
- the HAO2 gene encoding 2-Hydroxyacid oxidase 2 isoform X1, which produces MAMVCLSDFEAYAKKYLPKIAWDFFAAGADDCSTRDENILAYKRIHFRPRMLRDVSLMDIRTTLLGTEISFPVGIAPTGFHQLAWPDGEKSTARAAKAMNTCYIASTYSTCTLEEISAAAPGGLHWFQLYIHRDRAVAQRLVQRAEASGFQGLVLTADLPYTGKRRDDVRNGFRLPPHMKLKNLEGAFEGDDHSEYGLPPNSLDPSVTWDDIYWLRSLTRLPIIIKGILTKEDAELAVRHGVKAIVVSNHGGRQLDGVPATIDALVEVVEAVQGRAEVYLDGGIRKGSDVLKALALGAKCVFIGRPALWGLAYKGEEGLQHVLRILQDEFRLSMALAGCASISEIGRHLVQFAKL; this is translated from the exons ATGGCTATGGTGTGTCTGTCAGACTTTGAAGCTTACGCTAAAAAGTATTTACCCAAGATagcttgggatttttttgcagctggagcagatgaTTGTAGCACCCGAGATGAAAATATCCTGGCATATAAAAG AATCCATTTCCGGCCCCGTATGCTGCGGGACGTATCCCTGATGGACATCAGGACCACGCTCCTGGGGACTGAAATCAGCTTTCCTGTAGGAATCGCCCCTACCGGCTTCCACCAGCTAGCATGGCCTGACGGAGAGAAAAGCACAGCCAGAG CGGCCAAAGCAATGAACACCTGCTACATTGCCAGCACGTACTCCACCTGCACGCTGGAGGAGATCTCTGCCGCTGCTCCCGGTGGCCTCCACTGGTTCCAGCTCTACATCCACCGTGACAGGGCAGTTGCCCAGCGGCTGGTCCAACGGGCGGAGGCCTCGGGCTTCCAGGGCCTCGTCCTCACCGCAGATCTGCCCTACACGGGCAAAAGACGCGACGATGTCCGCAATGGTTTCCGCCTTCCTCCACACATGAAATTAAAGAACTTGGAAGGAGCTTTTGAG GGAGATGACCACTCTGAGTACGGCCTGCCACCCAACAGCCTGGACCCTTCGGTCACCTGGGACGATATCTACTGGCTGCGGAGCCTGACCCGCCTGCCCATCATCATCAAAGGCATCTTGACGAAAGAAGACGCCGAGCTGGCAGTGAGGCATGGCGTTAAGGCAATTGTTGTGTCCAACCATGGTGGAAGGCAGCTGGATGGAGTACCTGCCACT ATTGATGCTCTGGTTGAGGTTGTGGAGGCAGTACAAGGCAGAGCTGAAGTTTATTTAGACGGTGGGATACGGAAAGGAAGTGACGTGTTAAAAGCGCTGGCACTGGGGGCAAAATGCGTCTTTATTGGCAGACCGGCTCTGTGGGGTCTGGCTTACAAG GGTGAAGAAGGTCTTCAACATGTTTTGAGAATTTTGCAGGATGAGTTTCGTTTATCGATGGCCTTAGCTG GCTGTGCCAGCATCTCAGAGATTGGCCGACACCTAGTTCAGTTCGCAAAGCTGTGA
- the HAO2 gene encoding 2-Hydroxyacid oxidase 2 isoform X2, with translation MAMVCLSDFEAYAKKYLPKIAWDFFAAGADDCSTRDENILAYKRIHFRPRMLRDVSLMDIRTTLLGTEISFPVGIAPTGFHQLAWPDGEKSTARAAKAMNTCYIASTYSTCTLEEISAAAPGGLHWFQLYIHRDRAVAQRLVQRAEASGFQGLVLTADLPYTGKRRDDVRNGFRLPPHMKLKNLEGAFEGDDHSEYGLPPNSLDPSVTWDDIYWLRSLTRLPIIIKGILTKEDAELAVRHGVKAIVVSNHGGRQLDGVPATIDALVEVVEAVQGRAEVYLDGGIRKGSDVLKALALGAKCVFIGRPALWGLAYKAVPASQRLADT, from the exons ATGGCTATGGTGTGTCTGTCAGACTTTGAAGCTTACGCTAAAAAGTATTTACCCAAGATagcttgggatttttttgcagctggagcagatgaTTGTAGCACCCGAGATGAAAATATCCTGGCATATAAAAG AATCCATTTCCGGCCCCGTATGCTGCGGGACGTATCCCTGATGGACATCAGGACCACGCTCCTGGGGACTGAAATCAGCTTTCCTGTAGGAATCGCCCCTACCGGCTTCCACCAGCTAGCATGGCCTGACGGAGAGAAAAGCACAGCCAGAG CGGCCAAAGCAATGAACACCTGCTACATTGCCAGCACGTACTCCACCTGCACGCTGGAGGAGATCTCTGCCGCTGCTCCCGGTGGCCTCCACTGGTTCCAGCTCTACATCCACCGTGACAGGGCAGTTGCCCAGCGGCTGGTCCAACGGGCGGAGGCCTCGGGCTTCCAGGGCCTCGTCCTCACCGCAGATCTGCCCTACACGGGCAAAAGACGCGACGATGTCCGCAATGGTTTCCGCCTTCCTCCACACATGAAATTAAAGAACTTGGAAGGAGCTTTTGAG GGAGATGACCACTCTGAGTACGGCCTGCCACCCAACAGCCTGGACCCTTCGGTCACCTGGGACGATATCTACTGGCTGCGGAGCCTGACCCGCCTGCCCATCATCATCAAAGGCATCTTGACGAAAGAAGACGCCGAGCTGGCAGTGAGGCATGGCGTTAAGGCAATTGTTGTGTCCAACCATGGTGGAAGGCAGCTGGATGGAGTACCTGCCACT ATTGATGCTCTGGTTGAGGTTGTGGAGGCAGTACAAGGCAGAGCTGAAGTTTATTTAGACGGTGGGATACGGAAAGGAAGTGACGTGTTAAAAGCGCTGGCACTGGGGGCAAAATGCGTCTTTATTGGCAGACCGGCTCTGTGGGGTCTGGCTTACAAG GCTGTGCCAGCATCTCAGAGATTGGCCGACACCTAG